In the Hordeum vulgare subsp. vulgare chromosome 7H, MorexV3_pseudomolecules_assembly, whole genome shotgun sequence genome, one interval contains:
- the LOC123412475 gene encoding pheromone receptor transcription activator-like produces MPRKERRSGVAYIHNDKDRDLTFYKRRAGLVKRVTDISALTRARVAVVLETTNGKMHSFGTPLADPIVDAFLFGDPPTVPSADEATIARIGSLQNEVAQLDMENMTEEDKNQLSILRMKNIQEENPGMVENLVFTKEQDLNLEDLNKLFNELCWIQKDIRCRLPPLDGREAKTSGTCVAQDLQLPIVLPVDHLGTTHSQVQLSWPHNLSQFQLPLDPLPPQQEKTSAPLCPMQIPQIFHSAPPSLAPHLASHVHQPIPNQTHEQTPPEDLHVQKYECPGKIVQPQQNDANYDSTSGQNLEASPLLSYSSDNAFSIDGPFNTEQWGYALSDQSCNNSFLGMDAYLGYSGTDLGQSSMVNGGWVDVPPSSTRHDIDGLIDYGELL; encoded by the coding sequence ATGCCGAGGAAAGAGCGGCGGTCAGGTGTGGCATATATCCATAATGACAAAGACCGTGATCTCACTTTCTACAAGCGACGTGCTGGTTTGGTCAAGAGGGTGACTGACATCTCTGCCCTCACTAGGGCTAGGGTTGCAGTCGTCCTAGAGACAACCAATGGAAAGATGCACTCATTTGGGACGCCATTGGCCGATCCCATTGTTGATGCTTTCCTATTTGGAGATCCACCAACAGTCCCTTCCGCCGACGAGGCAACCATTGCTAGGATTGGGAGCCTACAAAATGAGGTGGCTCAGTTGGACATGGAGAACATGACCGAGGAAGACAAAAACCAGCTTTCCATCCTTCGTATGAAGAATATCCAAGAAGAGAATCCAGGTATGGTGGAAAATCTTGTCTTCACGAAGGAACAAGATCTCAATCTTGAAGATCTTAACAAGCTCTTCAATGAGCTCTGctggatccaaaaagacattagatGCCGGTTACCTCCATTGGATGGTCGTGAAGCCAAGACTAGTGGCACATGTGTGGCGCAAGATCTGCAACTACCAATTGTTCTTCCAGTGGATCATTTGGGTACTACTCATTCACAAGTGCAGTTATCGTGGCCTCACAATCTCTCACAATTCCAGCTCCCTTTagatccactaccaccacaacaagaaAAAACTTCAGCACCACTTTGTCCTATGCAGATACCACAAATATTCCATTCTGCACCACCATCCTTAGCTCCACACTTGGCTTCCCATGTCCACCAACCCATACCAAATCAGACACATGAGCAAACTCCACCAGAGGATTTGCATGTTCAGAAATATGAATGTCCTGGCAAGATAGTGCAACCACAACAAAATGATGCAAACTACGACTCAACTTCTGGGCAGAATTTGGAGGCCTCTCCACTATTGAGTTACTCAAGTGACAATGCCTTTTCTATTGATGGCCCATTTAACACTGAACAATGGGGTTATGCCCTGTCAGACCAGTCCTGCAACAATAGTTTCCTAGGGATGGATGCTTACTTAGGCTATAGTGGTACAGATCTAGGACAGTCTTCCATGGTAAATGGTGGATGGGTTGATGTGCCACCCTCTTCCACTCGACACGATATTGATGGTCTTATAGACTATGGAGAGCTTTTGTAG